In the genome of Pongo pygmaeus isolate AG05252 chromosome 9, NHGRI_mPonPyg2-v2.0_pri, whole genome shotgun sequence, one region contains:
- the BMAL1 gene encoding basic helix-loop-helix ARNT-like protein 1 isoform X6 codes for MADQRMDISSTISDFMSPGPTDLLSSSLGTSGVDCNRKRKGSSTDYQESMDTDKDDPHGRLEYTEHQGRIKNAREAHSQIEKRRRDKMNSFIDELASLVPTCNAMSRKLDKLTVLRMAVQHMKTLRGATNPYTEANYKPTFLSDDELKHLILRAADGFLFVVGCDRGKILFVSESVFKILNYSQNDLIGQSLFDYLHPKDIAKVKEQLSSSDTAPRERLIDAKTGLPVKTDITPGPSRLCSGARRSFFCRMKCNRPSVKVEDKDFPSTCSKKKDRKSFCTIHSTGYLKSWPPTKMGLDEDNEPDNEGCNLSCLVAIGRLHSHVVPQPVNGEIRVKSMEYVSRHAIDGKFVFVDQRATAILAYLPQELLGTSCYEYFHQDDIGHLAECHRQVLQTREKITTNCYKFKIKDGSFITLRSRWFSFMNPWTKEVEYIVSTNTVVLANVLEGGDPTFPQLTASPHSMDSMLPSGEDSFVVGGPKRTHPTVPGIPGGTRAGAGKIGRMIAEEIMEIHRIRGSSPSSCGSSPLNITSTPPPDASSPGGKKILNGGTPDIPSSGLLSGQAQENPGYPYSDSSSILGENPHIGIDMIDNDQGSSSPSNDEAAMAVIMSLLEADAGLGGPVDFSDLPWPL; via the exons ATGGCAGACCAGAGAATGGACATTTCTTCAACCATCAGTGATTTCATGTCCCCGGGCCCCACCGACCTGCTTTCCAGCTCTCTTGGTACCAGTGGTGTGGATTGCAACCGCAAACGGAAAGGCAGCTCCACTGACTACCA agaaAGCATGGACACAGACAAAGATGACCCTCATGGAAG GTTAGAATATACAGAACACCAAGGAAGGATAAAAAATGCAAG GGAAGCTCACAGTCAGATTGAAAAGCGGCGTCGGGATAAAATGAACAGTTTTATAGATGAATTGGCTTCTTTGGTACCAACATGCAACGCAATGTCCAGGAAATTAGATAAACTTACTGTGCTAAGGATGGCTGTTCAGCACATGAAAACATTAAGAG GTGCCACCAATCCATACACAGAAGCAAACTACAAACCAACTTTTCTATCAGACGATGAATTGAAACACCTCATTCTCAGG GCAGCAGATGGATTTTTGTTTGTCGTAGGATGTGACCGAGGGAAGATACTCTTTGTCTCAGAGTCTGTCTTCAAGATCCTCAACTACAGCCAG AATGATCTGATTGGTCAGAGTTTGTTTGACTACCTGCATCCTAAAGATATCGCCAAAGTCAAGGAGCAGCTCTCCTCCTCCGACACCGCACCCCGGGAGCGGCTCATAGATGCAAAAA CTGGACTTCCAGTTAAAACAGATATAACCCCTGGGCCATCTCGATTATGTTCTGGAGCACGACGTTCTTTCTTCTGTAGGATGAAGTGTAACAGGCCTTCAGTAAAGGTTGAAGACAAGGACTTCCCCTCTACCTGCTCAAAGAAAAAAG AtcgaaaaagcttctgcacaatcCACAGCACAGGCTATTTGAAAAGCTGGCCACCCACAAAGATGGGGCTGGATGAAGACAACGAACCAGACAATGAGGGGTGTAACCTCAGCTGCCTCGTCGCAATTGGACGACTGCATTCTCATGTAGTTCCACAACCAGTGAACGGGGAAATCAGGGTGAAATCTATGGAATATGTTTCTCGGCATGCAATAGATGGAAAGTTTGTTTTTGTAGACCAGAG GGCAACAGCTATTTTGGCATATTTACCACAAGAACTTCTAGGCACATCGTGTTATGAATATTTTCACCAAGATGACATAGGACATCTTGCAGAATGTCATAGGCAAG ttTTACAGACGAGAGAAAAAATTACAACTAATTGctataaatttaaaatcaaagaTGGTTCTTTTATCACACTACGGAGTCGATGGTTCAGTTTCATGAACCCTTGGACCAAGGAAGTAGAATATATTGTCTCAACTAACACTGTTGTTTT AGCCAACGTCCTGGAAGGCGGGGACCCAACCTTCCCACAGCTCACAGCATCCCCTCACAGCATGGACAGCATGCTGCCCTCTGGAGAAG ATTCCTTTGTTGTAGGTGGCCCAAAGAGGACCCACCCCACTGTTCCAGGGATTCCAGGGGGAACccgggctggggcaggaaaaataGGCCGAATGATTGCTGAGGAAATCATGGAAATCCACAG GATAAGAGGGTCATCGCCTTCTAGCTGTGGCTCCAGCCCATTGAACATCACGAGTACGCCTCCCCCTGATGCCTCTTCTCCAGGAGGCAAGAAG ATTTTAAATGGAGGGACTCCAGACATTCCTTCCAGTGGCCTACTATCAGGCCAGGCTCAGGAGAACCCAGGTTATCCATATTCTGATAGTTCTTCTATTCTTG GTGAGAACCCCCACATAGGTATAGACATGATTGACAACGACCAAGGATCAAGTAGTCCCAGTAATGATGAGGCAGCAATGGCTGTCATCATGAGCCTCTTGGAAGCAGATGCTGGACTGGGTGGCCCTGTTGACTTTAGTGACTTGCCATGGCCGCTGTAA
- the BMAL1 gene encoding basic helix-loop-helix ARNT-like protein 1 isoform X11: MADQRMDISSTISDFMSPGPTDLLSSSLGTSGVDCNRKRKGSSTDYQESMDTDKDDPHGRLEYTEHQGRIKNAREAHSQIEKRRRDKMNSFIDELASLVPTCNAMSRKLDKLTVLRMAVQHMKTLRGATNPYTEANYKPTFLSDDELKHLILRAADGFLFVVGCDRGKILFVSESVFKILNYSQNDLIGQSLFDYLHPKDIAKVKEQLSSSDTAPRERLIDAKTGLPVKTDITPGPSRLCSGARRSFFCRMKCNRPSVKVEDKDFPSTCSKKKADRKSFCTIHSTGYLKSWPPTKMGLDEDNEPDNEGCNLSCLVAIGRLHSHVVPQPVNGEIRVKSMEYVSRHAIDGKFVFVDQRATAILAYLPQELLGTSCYEYFHQDDIGHLAECHRQVLQTREKITTNCYKFKIKDGSFITLRSRWFSFMNPWTKEVEYIVSTNTVVLANVLEGGDPTFPQLTASPHSMDSMLPSGEGGPKRTHPTVPGIPGGTRAGAGKIGRMIAEEIMEIHRIRGSSPSSCGSSPLNITSTPPPDASSPGGKKILNGGTPDIPSSGLLSGQAQENPGYPYSDSSSILGENPHIGIDMIDNDQGSSSPSNDEAAMAVIMSLLEADAGLGGPVDFSDLPWPL; the protein is encoded by the exons ATGGCAGACCAGAGAATGGACATTTCTTCAACCATCAGTGATTTCATGTCCCCGGGCCCCACCGACCTGCTTTCCAGCTCTCTTGGTACCAGTGGTGTGGATTGCAACCGCAAACGGAAAGGCAGCTCCACTGACTACCA agaaAGCATGGACACAGACAAAGATGACCCTCATGGAAG GTTAGAATATACAGAACACCAAGGAAGGATAAAAAATGCAAG GGAAGCTCACAGTCAGATTGAAAAGCGGCGTCGGGATAAAATGAACAGTTTTATAGATGAATTGGCTTCTTTGGTACCAACATGCAACGCAATGTCCAGGAAATTAGATAAACTTACTGTGCTAAGGATGGCTGTTCAGCACATGAAAACATTAAGAG GTGCCACCAATCCATACACAGAAGCAAACTACAAACCAACTTTTCTATCAGACGATGAATTGAAACACCTCATTCTCAGG GCAGCAGATGGATTTTTGTTTGTCGTAGGATGTGACCGAGGGAAGATACTCTTTGTCTCAGAGTCTGTCTTCAAGATCCTCAACTACAGCCAG AATGATCTGATTGGTCAGAGTTTGTTTGACTACCTGCATCCTAAAGATATCGCCAAAGTCAAGGAGCAGCTCTCCTCCTCCGACACCGCACCCCGGGAGCGGCTCATAGATGCAAAAA CTGGACTTCCAGTTAAAACAGATATAACCCCTGGGCCATCTCGATTATGTTCTGGAGCACGACGTTCTTTCTTCTGTAGGATGAAGTGTAACAGGCCTTCAGTAAAGGTTGAAGACAAGGACTTCCCCTCTACCTGCTCAAAGAAAAAAG CAGAtcgaaaaagcttctgcacaatcCACAGCACAGGCTATTTGAAAAGCTGGCCACCCACAAAGATGGGGCTGGATGAAGACAACGAACCAGACAATGAGGGGTGTAACCTCAGCTGCCTCGTCGCAATTGGACGACTGCATTCTCATGTAGTTCCACAACCAGTGAACGGGGAAATCAGGGTGAAATCTATGGAATATGTTTCTCGGCATGCAATAGATGGAAAGTTTGTTTTTGTAGACCAGAG GGCAACAGCTATTTTGGCATATTTACCACAAGAACTTCTAGGCACATCGTGTTATGAATATTTTCACCAAGATGACATAGGACATCTTGCAGAATGTCATAGGCAAG ttTTACAGACGAGAGAAAAAATTACAACTAATTGctataaatttaaaatcaaagaTGGTTCTTTTATCACACTACGGAGTCGATGGTTCAGTTTCATGAACCCTTGGACCAAGGAAGTAGAATATATTGTCTCAACTAACACTGTTGTTTT AGCCAACGTCCTGGAAGGCGGGGACCCAACCTTCCCACAGCTCACAGCATCCCCTCACAGCATGGACAGCATGCTGCCCTCTGGAGAAG GTGGCCCAAAGAGGACCCACCCCACTGTTCCAGGGATTCCAGGGGGAACccgggctggggcaggaaaaataGGCCGAATGATTGCTGAGGAAATCATGGAAATCCACAG GATAAGAGGGTCATCGCCTTCTAGCTGTGGCTCCAGCCCATTGAACATCACGAGTACGCCTCCCCCTGATGCCTCTTCTCCAGGAGGCAAGAAG ATTTTAAATGGAGGGACTCCAGACATTCCTTCCAGTGGCCTACTATCAGGCCAGGCTCAGGAGAACCCAGGTTATCCATATTCTGATAGTTCTTCTATTCTTG GTGAGAACCCCCACATAGGTATAGACATGATTGACAACGACCAAGGATCAAGTAGTCCCAGTAATGATGAGGCAGCAATGGCTGTCATCATGAGCCTCTTGGAAGCAGATGCTGGACTGGGTGGCCCTGTTGACTTTAGTGACTTGCCATGGCCGCTGTAA
- the BMAL1 gene encoding basic helix-loop-helix ARNT-like protein 1 isoform X12 has protein sequence MADQRMDISSTISDFMSPGPTDLLSSSLGTSGVDCNRKRKGSSTDYQESMDTDKDDPHGRLEYTEHQGRIKNAREAHSQIEKRRRDKMNSFIDELASLVPTCNAMSRKLDKLTVLRMAVQHMKTLRGATNPYTEANYKPTFLSDDELKHLILRAADGFLFVVGCDRGKILFVSESVFKILNYSQNDLIGQSLFDYLHPKDIAKVKEQLSSSDTAPRERLIDAKTGLPVKTDITPGPSRLCSGARRSFFCRMKCNRPSVKVEDKDFPSTCSKKKDRKSFCTIHSTGYLKSWPPTKMGLDEDNEPDNEGCNLSCLVAIGRLHSHVVPQPVNGEIRVKSMEYVSRHAIDGKFVFVDQRATAILAYLPQELLGTSCYEYFHQDDIGHLAECHRQVLQTREKITTNCYKFKIKDGSFITLRSRWFSFMNPWTKEVEYIVSTNTVVLANVLEGGDPTFPQLTASPHSMDSMLPSGEGGPKRTHPTVPGIPGGTRAGAGKIGRMIAEEIMEIHRIRGSSPSSCGSSPLNITSTPPPDASSPGGKKILNGGTPDIPSSGLLSGQAQENPGYPYSDSSSILGENPHIGIDMIDNDQGSSSPSNDEAAMAVIMSLLEADAGLGGPVDFSDLPWPL, from the exons ATGGCAGACCAGAGAATGGACATTTCTTCAACCATCAGTGATTTCATGTCCCCGGGCCCCACCGACCTGCTTTCCAGCTCTCTTGGTACCAGTGGTGTGGATTGCAACCGCAAACGGAAAGGCAGCTCCACTGACTACCA agaaAGCATGGACACAGACAAAGATGACCCTCATGGAAG GTTAGAATATACAGAACACCAAGGAAGGATAAAAAATGCAAG GGAAGCTCACAGTCAGATTGAAAAGCGGCGTCGGGATAAAATGAACAGTTTTATAGATGAATTGGCTTCTTTGGTACCAACATGCAACGCAATGTCCAGGAAATTAGATAAACTTACTGTGCTAAGGATGGCTGTTCAGCACATGAAAACATTAAGAG GTGCCACCAATCCATACACAGAAGCAAACTACAAACCAACTTTTCTATCAGACGATGAATTGAAACACCTCATTCTCAGG GCAGCAGATGGATTTTTGTTTGTCGTAGGATGTGACCGAGGGAAGATACTCTTTGTCTCAGAGTCTGTCTTCAAGATCCTCAACTACAGCCAG AATGATCTGATTGGTCAGAGTTTGTTTGACTACCTGCATCCTAAAGATATCGCCAAAGTCAAGGAGCAGCTCTCCTCCTCCGACACCGCACCCCGGGAGCGGCTCATAGATGCAAAAA CTGGACTTCCAGTTAAAACAGATATAACCCCTGGGCCATCTCGATTATGTTCTGGAGCACGACGTTCTTTCTTCTGTAGGATGAAGTGTAACAGGCCTTCAGTAAAGGTTGAAGACAAGGACTTCCCCTCTACCTGCTCAAAGAAAAAAG AtcgaaaaagcttctgcacaatcCACAGCACAGGCTATTTGAAAAGCTGGCCACCCACAAAGATGGGGCTGGATGAAGACAACGAACCAGACAATGAGGGGTGTAACCTCAGCTGCCTCGTCGCAATTGGACGACTGCATTCTCATGTAGTTCCACAACCAGTGAACGGGGAAATCAGGGTGAAATCTATGGAATATGTTTCTCGGCATGCAATAGATGGAAAGTTTGTTTTTGTAGACCAGAG GGCAACAGCTATTTTGGCATATTTACCACAAGAACTTCTAGGCACATCGTGTTATGAATATTTTCACCAAGATGACATAGGACATCTTGCAGAATGTCATAGGCAAG ttTTACAGACGAGAGAAAAAATTACAACTAATTGctataaatttaaaatcaaagaTGGTTCTTTTATCACACTACGGAGTCGATGGTTCAGTTTCATGAACCCTTGGACCAAGGAAGTAGAATATATTGTCTCAACTAACACTGTTGTTTT AGCCAACGTCCTGGAAGGCGGGGACCCAACCTTCCCACAGCTCACAGCATCCCCTCACAGCATGGACAGCATGCTGCCCTCTGGAGAAG GTGGCCCAAAGAGGACCCACCCCACTGTTCCAGGGATTCCAGGGGGAACccgggctggggcaggaaaaataGGCCGAATGATTGCTGAGGAAATCATGGAAATCCACAG GATAAGAGGGTCATCGCCTTCTAGCTGTGGCTCCAGCCCATTGAACATCACGAGTACGCCTCCCCCTGATGCCTCTTCTCCAGGAGGCAAGAAG ATTTTAAATGGAGGGACTCCAGACATTCCTTCCAGTGGCCTACTATCAGGCCAGGCTCAGGAGAACCCAGGTTATCCATATTCTGATAGTTCTTCTATTCTTG GTGAGAACCCCCACATAGGTATAGACATGATTGACAACGACCAAGGATCAAGTAGTCCCAGTAATGATGAGGCAGCAATGGCTGTCATCATGAGCCTCTTGGAAGCAGATGCTGGACTGGGTGGCCCTGTTGACTTTAGTGACTTGCCATGGCCGCTGTAA
- the BMAL1 gene encoding basic helix-loop-helix ARNT-like protein 1 isoform X5, producing the protein MADQRMDISSTISDFMSPGPTDLLSSSLGTSGVDCNRKRKGSSTDYQESMDTDKDDPHGRLEYTEHQGRIKNAREAHSQIEKRRRDKMNSFIDELASLVPTCNAMSRKLDKLTVLRMAVQHMKTLRGATNPYTEANYKPTFLSDDELKHLILRAADGFLFVVGCDRGKILFVSESVFKILNYSQNDLIGQSLFDYLHPKDIAKVKEQLSSSDTAPRERLIDAKTGLPVKTDITPGPSRLCSGARRSFFCRMKCNRPSVKVEDKDFPSTCSKKKADRKSFCTIHSTGYLKSWPPTKMGLDEDNEPDNEGCNLSCLVAIGRLHSHVVPQPVNGEIRVKSMEYVSRHAIDGKFVFVDQRATAILAYLPQELLGTSCYEYFHQDDIGHLAECHRQVLQTREKITTNCYKFKIKDGSFITLRSRWFSFMNPWTKEVEYIVSTNTVVLANVLEGGDPTFPQLTASPHSMDSMLPSGEDSFVVGGPKRTHPTVPGIPGGTRAGAGKIGRMIAEEIMEIHRIRGSSPSSCGSSPLNITSTPPPDASSPGGKKILNGGTPDIPSSGLLSGQAQENPGYPYSDSSSILGENPHIGIDMIDNDQGSSSPSNDEAAMAVIMSLLEADAGLGGPVDFSDLPWPL; encoded by the exons ATGGCAGACCAGAGAATGGACATTTCTTCAACCATCAGTGATTTCATGTCCCCGGGCCCCACCGACCTGCTTTCCAGCTCTCTTGGTACCAGTGGTGTGGATTGCAACCGCAAACGGAAAGGCAGCTCCACTGACTACCA agaaAGCATGGACACAGACAAAGATGACCCTCATGGAAG GTTAGAATATACAGAACACCAAGGAAGGATAAAAAATGCAAG GGAAGCTCACAGTCAGATTGAAAAGCGGCGTCGGGATAAAATGAACAGTTTTATAGATGAATTGGCTTCTTTGGTACCAACATGCAACGCAATGTCCAGGAAATTAGATAAACTTACTGTGCTAAGGATGGCTGTTCAGCACATGAAAACATTAAGAG GTGCCACCAATCCATACACAGAAGCAAACTACAAACCAACTTTTCTATCAGACGATGAATTGAAACACCTCATTCTCAGG GCAGCAGATGGATTTTTGTTTGTCGTAGGATGTGACCGAGGGAAGATACTCTTTGTCTCAGAGTCTGTCTTCAAGATCCTCAACTACAGCCAG AATGATCTGATTGGTCAGAGTTTGTTTGACTACCTGCATCCTAAAGATATCGCCAAAGTCAAGGAGCAGCTCTCCTCCTCCGACACCGCACCCCGGGAGCGGCTCATAGATGCAAAAA CTGGACTTCCAGTTAAAACAGATATAACCCCTGGGCCATCTCGATTATGTTCTGGAGCACGACGTTCTTTCTTCTGTAGGATGAAGTGTAACAGGCCTTCAGTAAAGGTTGAAGACAAGGACTTCCCCTCTACCTGCTCAAAGAAAAAAG CAGAtcgaaaaagcttctgcacaatcCACAGCACAGGCTATTTGAAAAGCTGGCCACCCACAAAGATGGGGCTGGATGAAGACAACGAACCAGACAATGAGGGGTGTAACCTCAGCTGCCTCGTCGCAATTGGACGACTGCATTCTCATGTAGTTCCACAACCAGTGAACGGGGAAATCAGGGTGAAATCTATGGAATATGTTTCTCGGCATGCAATAGATGGAAAGTTTGTTTTTGTAGACCAGAG GGCAACAGCTATTTTGGCATATTTACCACAAGAACTTCTAGGCACATCGTGTTATGAATATTTTCACCAAGATGACATAGGACATCTTGCAGAATGTCATAGGCAAG ttTTACAGACGAGAGAAAAAATTACAACTAATTGctataaatttaaaatcaaagaTGGTTCTTTTATCACACTACGGAGTCGATGGTTCAGTTTCATGAACCCTTGGACCAAGGAAGTAGAATATATTGTCTCAACTAACACTGTTGTTTT AGCCAACGTCCTGGAAGGCGGGGACCCAACCTTCCCACAGCTCACAGCATCCCCTCACAGCATGGACAGCATGCTGCCCTCTGGAGAAG ATTCCTTTGTTGTAGGTGGCCCAAAGAGGACCCACCCCACTGTTCCAGGGATTCCAGGGGGAACccgggctggggcaggaaaaataGGCCGAATGATTGCTGAGGAAATCATGGAAATCCACAG GATAAGAGGGTCATCGCCTTCTAGCTGTGGCTCCAGCCCATTGAACATCACGAGTACGCCTCCCCCTGATGCCTCTTCTCCAGGAGGCAAGAAG ATTTTAAATGGAGGGACTCCAGACATTCCTTCCAGTGGCCTACTATCAGGCCAGGCTCAGGAGAACCCAGGTTATCCATATTCTGATAGTTCTTCTATTCTTG GTGAGAACCCCCACATAGGTATAGACATGATTGACAACGACCAAGGATCAAGTAGTCCCAGTAATGATGAGGCAGCAATGGCTGTCATCATGAGCCTCTTGGAAGCAGATGCTGGACTGGGTGGCCCTGTTGACTTTAGTGACTTGCCATGGCCGCTGTAA
- the BMAL1 gene encoding basic helix-loop-helix ARNT-like protein 1 isoform X4: MQAETAAGPVGAGPASWLWSWACLLRFWEPLMVSARGSVIPKVVLARVYTFGPKLNFSNVESWAFIDHPMADQRMDISSTISDFMSPGPTDLLSSSLGTSGVDCNRKRKGSSTDYQESMDTDKDDPHGRLEYTEHQGRIKNAREAHSQIEKRRRDKMNSFIDELASLVPTCNAMSRKLDKLTVLRMAVQHMKTLRGATNPYTEANYKPTFLSDDELKHLILRAADGFLFVVGCDRGKILFVSESVFKILNYSQNDLIGQSLFDYLHPKDIAKVKEQLSSSDTAPRERLIDAKTGLPVKTDITPGPSRLCSGARRSFFCRMKCNRPSVKVEDKDFPSTCSKKKDRKSFCTIHSTGYLKSWPPTKMGLDEDNEPDNEGCNLSCLVAIGRLHSHVVPQPVNGEIRVKSMEYVSRHAIDGKFVFVDQRATAILAYLPQELLGTSCYEYFHQDDIGHLAECHRQVLQTREKITTNCYKFKIKDGSFITLRSRWFSFMNPWTKEVEYIVSTNTVVLANVLEGGDPTFPQLTASPHSMDSMLPSGEGGPKRTHPTVPGIPGGTRAGAGKIGRMIAEEIMEIHRIRGSSPSSCGSSPLNITSTPPPDASSPGGKKILNGGTPDIPSSGLLSGQAQENPGYPYSDSSSILGENPHIGIDMIDNDQGSSSPSNDEAAMAVIMSLLEADAGLGGPVDFSDLPWPL; this comes from the exons ATCATCCAATGGCAGACCAGAGAATGGACATTTCTTCAACCATCAGTGATTTCATGTCCCCGGGCCCCACCGACCTGCTTTCCAGCTCTCTTGGTACCAGTGGTGTGGATTGCAACCGCAAACGGAAAGGCAGCTCCACTGACTACCA agaaAGCATGGACACAGACAAAGATGACCCTCATGGAAG GTTAGAATATACAGAACACCAAGGAAGGATAAAAAATGCAAG GGAAGCTCACAGTCAGATTGAAAAGCGGCGTCGGGATAAAATGAACAGTTTTATAGATGAATTGGCTTCTTTGGTACCAACATGCAACGCAATGTCCAGGAAATTAGATAAACTTACTGTGCTAAGGATGGCTGTTCAGCACATGAAAACATTAAGAG GTGCCACCAATCCATACACAGAAGCAAACTACAAACCAACTTTTCTATCAGACGATGAATTGAAACACCTCATTCTCAGG GCAGCAGATGGATTTTTGTTTGTCGTAGGATGTGACCGAGGGAAGATACTCTTTGTCTCAGAGTCTGTCTTCAAGATCCTCAACTACAGCCAG AATGATCTGATTGGTCAGAGTTTGTTTGACTACCTGCATCCTAAAGATATCGCCAAAGTCAAGGAGCAGCTCTCCTCCTCCGACACCGCACCCCGGGAGCGGCTCATAGATGCAAAAA CTGGACTTCCAGTTAAAACAGATATAACCCCTGGGCCATCTCGATTATGTTCTGGAGCACGACGTTCTTTCTTCTGTAGGATGAAGTGTAACAGGCCTTCAGTAAAGGTTGAAGACAAGGACTTCCCCTCTACCTGCTCAAAGAAAAAAG AtcgaaaaagcttctgcacaatcCACAGCACAGGCTATTTGAAAAGCTGGCCACCCACAAAGATGGGGCTGGATGAAGACAACGAACCAGACAATGAGGGGTGTAACCTCAGCTGCCTCGTCGCAATTGGACGACTGCATTCTCATGTAGTTCCACAACCAGTGAACGGGGAAATCAGGGTGAAATCTATGGAATATGTTTCTCGGCATGCAATAGATGGAAAGTTTGTTTTTGTAGACCAGAG GGCAACAGCTATTTTGGCATATTTACCACAAGAACTTCTAGGCACATCGTGTTATGAATATTTTCACCAAGATGACATAGGACATCTTGCAGAATGTCATAGGCAAG ttTTACAGACGAGAGAAAAAATTACAACTAATTGctataaatttaaaatcaaagaTGGTTCTTTTATCACACTACGGAGTCGATGGTTCAGTTTCATGAACCCTTGGACCAAGGAAGTAGAATATATTGTCTCAACTAACACTGTTGTTTT AGCCAACGTCCTGGAAGGCGGGGACCCAACCTTCCCACAGCTCACAGCATCCCCTCACAGCATGGACAGCATGCTGCCCTCTGGAGAAG GTGGCCCAAAGAGGACCCACCCCACTGTTCCAGGGATTCCAGGGGGAACccgggctggggcaggaaaaataGGCCGAATGATTGCTGAGGAAATCATGGAAATCCACAG GATAAGAGGGTCATCGCCTTCTAGCTGTGGCTCCAGCCCATTGAACATCACGAGTACGCCTCCCCCTGATGCCTCTTCTCCAGGAGGCAAGAAG ATTTTAAATGGAGGGACTCCAGACATTCCTTCCAGTGGCCTACTATCAGGCCAGGCTCAGGAGAACCCAGGTTATCCATATTCTGATAGTTCTTCTATTCTTG GTGAGAACCCCCACATAGGTATAGACATGATTGACAACGACCAAGGATCAAGTAGTCCCAGTAATGATGAGGCAGCAATGGCTGTCATCATGAGCCTCTTGGAAGCAGATGCTGGACTGGGTGGCCCTGTTGACTTTAGTGACTTGCCATGGCCGCTGTAA